DNA from Thermomicrobium roseum DSM 5159:
GCAACTGTCACTTGCTCGCCGGCAGGCAGATCCTCTGCATCGGGGATCGCTACTCTCCAGCCGTCTTCGGTGACAAGGTAAGCATGCCCATCACGTCGCTCCAGTCGCCCCATGAGAAAGTTCGATTCCCCGATGAAGCTGGCCACGAACTCGCTGGCCGGCTGCTCGTACAACTCGCGCGGCGTACCGATCTGCTCGATACGCCCATCACGCATGACGGCGATACGATCGGACATCGTCAACGCTTCTTCCTGGTCATGGGTGACATAGATCGTGGTGATATTCAGTGATTCTTGAATATGCTTGATTTCCAGTTGCATCTCTTCACGAAGTTTCTTGTCCAGCGCCCCCAAAGGCTCGTCCATGAGCAAAACAGGTGGACGAAAGACCAAAGCCCGCGCGAGGGCTACACGCTGCTGCTGACCGCCGGAAAGTTGCCGAGGATAGCGCTGCTCAAAGCCAGGTAGGCGCACCAGTTGCAACGCCTCTCTCACTGCCTGTTCGATACGATCACGCGGCCATTTTCGCATCTTCAATGGGAACGCAATATTCTCAGCGACGGTCATATGAGGAAAGAGTGCATAATTTTGGAAAACCATACCGATATTGCGCTTGTGGGGTGGTCGGAATGCAATATCTTCACCGTTGACGAGGATCTGGCCGGACGTGGGAATGACGAATCCAGCGACCATCATGAGCGTCGTTGTCTTCCCGGATCCCGATGGACCGAGCAAGGTAATGAACTCACCGGGAGCGATGTCCAGAGTGACTCGATCAGCCGCAACGACGTCCCCGTAGACCTTCGTGAGTTCGATCAGCTGGAGCCGCGCCCCGAGACCAGCTTCCGGGCCCGAAGCGGGCATCGTCTTGACCGTCGCCATCACGTCACCATCCACCTCAACAGATCGCTTACCGTCGTGGCCGAAAAGTGCACAATTTCGCAGCTCACCGCACGATCTCGCTTCCGAATCCTGCTAGAGGCGCCGGCACGGCGTGACCGACATCGGAAGTCTAGACGAATGAAGATCTGCCGTCAACGATCACGCACAGCGTCTCGTACGCCCTCATCTCGAGCAAGCGCCCCACATCTCGGACTCATTCTTGGCGAACCGTCGGCGATGCTTCCACCACTTCCTCGTCTTTGCTGAAAGGAAAGCGGTCGCGCAAGCTTCCCAGTGTTCGCCCGATCGTCGCGCTCAGCTCAGCCACCTCTTGTGCCACCAGCTCGCGAATGTAGGTATTGGTCTGGCCCATGCGCCGGAACTTCCGGTACCGCTCGCGAACCAGCTTGTCGGGCGGAATGTCGACGACCTCGTTCAGCGCCTCGACGATGGCGTCCAGGACCAGAACAGCGGCGTAATCCGGATCGCGGTGCGCCCCACCTTCCGGTTCAGGCACGATCCCATCGATCACGTCGAGTCGCAGGAGATCCGGTGCGGTGATCTTCAACGATTCAGCCACCTCCGGTGCCCGCGACGCATCGCGATAGAGAATCGCAGCTGCTCCCTCCGGTGAAATGACGCTGTAGATCGCGTTCTCCAGCATGAGAACGCGGTCCGCAACCGCGAGGGCGAGCGCACCACCACTCCCCCCTTCACCGATGATCACCGCAACCGTGGGCACCGGTAAAACGCTCATCGCCGCGATACATTGGCTCAGCGCCGACGCGATTCCTCGTTCCTCCGCCCCTTCGCCGAGATAGACACCCGGCGTATCGATCAAGGTAATCACCGGCAGGCGCAAACGAGCTGCCAAATCCATCAGCCGCAACGCTTTGCGGTACCCCTCCGGCAATGCCTGACCGTTACGCCTCCTCGGATCGCCGTGTCCACGTTCGTGTCCGATGATGATAACACCGCGTCCGGCGATCTCGCCGATCCCACCAACGACAGCAGGATCGTCACCGAAGAGGCGGTCACCGTGCAGTTCGATGAATTGTGGGCTGATCCGGCGGATCAAGTCGAGCGTCGTCGGACGCTCCGGATGACGCGCCAACTCGACGATGTCCCACGCCCGTCGCCTCGACCCGTCGATCGGATGGCTACGACGCAAAACCGATCGGCCTCCGCTCGTCCCATGAGCGGAAACGAGCCTGAGAATCAAGGCGAGCGTGTCACGCAAACGACGCCGATCGACAACTTGGTCGACGAAGCCGTGCTCCCAAAGGAATTCAGCCGAGTGCGAACGCAGTGGCTCATGTCCGGCGGTCTCCTTCACGACGCGCGGCCCAGCGAAGCCGATCAATGCTCCCGGTTCCGCGAGAATGATGTCGCCCTGGTTGGCGAAGGAGGCATAGATTCCGCCTGTCGTCGGATGAGTCAGTACAGATATATAGGGAACGTTGGAGTCGTGTGCACGCTTGGCTGCCGCGGTGGTCTTTGCCATCTGAACGAGACTGAGGATGCCTTCTTGCATCCGTGCTCCACCGGAGGCAGAAACCGTGACGATCGGCAGATGTCGCTCAGCTGCCCGCTCGAACGCCAGCGTGACCTTTTCGCCCACGACCGATCCCATGCTTCCGCCCAAGAAACGGAAGTCCAGGACAGCCAGCACGACTTCGTGACCACGAATGCGCCCGATACCGGTCACGACCGCTTCACGCAGTCCGGTTTCTTCCCTGGCTTGGAGAATCCGCTTTCGATACGGCAAACGATCGGAAAAGACCAGCGGATCGACCGATACGAGATGCCGGTTGAATTCCTCGAAACTCTCAGGATCCACGAGCAGTCGGATCCGCTCGTCGGCCGAGAGCGTGAAATGGTACCCACACTGTCCGCAAACGCGGTAGCGCCGGTAGGCATCATCTGCATTCAAATCCGTTGCACAACGAGGACACACAAGAGGTCGTGTCTCGAGCGACTCACTCGCGCCTTTTCCAAGCATCGTTCCTCACCTTCCGGTGTACCCGATCCCCCGCTTCGGCAAC
Protein-coding regions in this window:
- a CDS encoding acetyl-coenzyme A carboxylase carboxyl transferase subunits beta/alpha; translated protein: MLGKGASESLETRPLVCPRCATDLNADDAYRRYRVCGQCGYHFTLSADERIRLLVDPESFEEFNRHLVSVDPLVFSDRLPYRKRILQAREETGLREAVVTGIGRIRGHEVVLAVLDFRFLGGSMGSVVGEKVTLAFERAAERHLPIVTVSASGGARMQEGILSLVQMAKTTAAAKRAHDSNVPYISVLTHPTTGGIYASFANQGDIILAEPGALIGFAGPRVVKETAGHEPLRSHSAEFLWEHGFVDQVVDRRRLRDTLALILRLVSAHGTSGGRSVLRRSHPIDGSRRRAWDIVELARHPERPTTLDLIRRISPQFIELHGDRLFGDDPAVVGGIGEIAGRGVIIIGHERGHGDPRRRNGQALPEGYRKALRLMDLAARLRLPVITLIDTPGVYLGEGAEERGIASALSQCIAAMSVLPVPTVAVIIGEGGSGGALALAVADRVLMLENAIYSVISPEGAAAILYRDASRAPEVAESLKITAPDLLRLDVIDGIVPEPEGGAHRDPDYAAVLVLDAIVEALNEVVDIPPDKLVRERYRKFRRMGQTNTYIRELVAQEVAELSATIGRTLGSLRDRFPFSKDEEVVEASPTVRQE
- a CDS encoding ABC transporter ATP-binding protein — protein: MATVKTMPASGPEAGLGARLQLIELTKVYGDVVAADRVTLDIAPGEFITLLGPSGSGKTTTLMMVAGFVIPTSGQILVNGEDIAFRPPHKRNIGMVFQNYALFPHMTVAENIAFPLKMRKWPRDRIEQAVREALQLVRLPGFEQRYPRQLSGGQQQRVALARALVFRPPVLLMDEPLGALDKKLREEMQLEIKHIQESLNITTIYVTHDQEEALTMSDRIAVMRDGRIEQIGTPRELYEQPASEFVASFIGESNFLMGRLERRDGHAYLVTEDGWRVAIPDAEDLPAGEQVTVALRPERIVLGERRGENHAEATIEEIIYVGEATKFRVRLLGDRLLTVKQPSRLETMRWQRGERVLLSWRAEDAVLLRGRH